Sequence from the Thermocoleostomius sinensis A174 genome:
GGTTTGAGCCGGAAGATTCGCTGTGAAGATGTGCCGACAAAAATTGCAAGCAAAGGCGTCCATTAAAGTCAGTGCTGAAATCTGCCCATGCCGACACACAGGACAAAGATATGTGCCTTGGTAATCGAGTTCGCAGCCTTCTGACGAAGGTCTAGATACAGACGGTTCGTAAGAGAACTTGGAGGACAAGGCGTTAGATTGGCAATCAGATTTACTAGGGGGTTGATTGGGGGTAGCCCGATCGGAAGTTGGCTTCATTATTCACTCTGCGCAAAATAGCTCTGGATAAAGTAAGAATATATAGATATATATAGAACCGGAAGTTTACAATAGCCCCAGAGAAGGACTAGCGCTTCCCACATAGCGAGTCACCTCCTCGCCGTTTTCCTCTAAAATCACCACTGGCTCTACACCCATTTCAACACGCTTGACCCAAACATTGCCATCGCTCACGTACTCTCCCACCTGAACATAACGGCTTGTCTGTTCATCGGGAACTTGAACAATGACGTTGGTTTTGCCGCCCACTTCCACCACCCCACTAATCTCGATCGCTTCTGAGAGACGGCGAGGAGGTAAAGCAGGCAATACCGGAGGAAACGGATTGATGTCAACCGGGGCTGATTGTAAAACAGGTAAGGGCATTGGAGCAGCGGTCACGGGTGCCACGATCGGCGGGGCGGCAGTTGAAGTAGGAGCAACCAAGGCAGGAGGACTCGTAGCTGGAACCGAAGTGGTTTGAACAGAAACAGTCGGCGGCACGATCACTGTCGTAAAAGGATCAACCCGACCAATTTCTGACTGGGGTAACTGAGCGCTTGAAGGCGTGGACGGAATCAAGTGAGGCAGTGGCGGCGGTGAATTAGTTGTAGCAGCCATTGAGGGCAGTTGTAGCGGTTGAGAATTGAGCGCGCCATCTATGTTTTCTCGCACACCTGTATTCTCAATAATCGACGTTGATAGACGGTCCTGGGCAACCTGTTGTCCAGGGGATGCTGTCTCTGTCGAGTTCAAGGCAGTATTAGTTCGACAGCCAGCCAAAGTGCCAGTGAGAGCGATTGAAACGGTCAACCCCATCAGCCACCCACGCATTTTGATCATGACATTTCCTCAACCATCTTCCTCAGGATAATTCTAGATTTCAAATCTCAATCACTTAGATAGATAAAGAAAACATAATTTACTCGGAATATCTCGGATCTGTAACCTTAAGAGAACCTGTATTGTATCCCTCCATTTTCCCCAAGGAGAAAGAAGACAAAGCGGATTGAGCCTCCTTCGCTTGCTCTGAAAGACAAAGACTAGGTTGAAAGCGAGCAAATGCTACTGAGCATCTATTTAGCTTTTTGCTCACAATTAGTCAAAACCACTTAATCCCTCATGTTTTAGGCGATCGAGTCATACGCAAAATTTAAAATTGTTACAAAACGTAAATTGCGTTAAGCTAAGGGCAGTGGATGAAGCGGCTCAATTTCTTGACAGATGTCTAGCTCAAACTCAAATTTGCCAGAACCCGAATTATTGAAGTCCCTCTTAGAACCTTTACTAGATGATTTTTTATATTGGTTTGAGCGATCACGATCGCTACTAGAAGGTAACACCCTTAACTTTCTTAGTACTGAAGCCCAAGCCGATTTGCTGCAACGAGTCCGACAGGCTCAGCAGGAGGTGGAAACTGCCCGGATGATGCTCAAGGTTACAGACGGCCAAGTCGGCTTAGACACAGCCGTACTAATGCCTTGGCATCGCTTGGTTACAGAGTGTTGGCAGGTCAGTATGCGGTTTCGATCGCAGAACCCCTAAGAGTCGTTAGAAGCAACTAGAGAAGCAACTAGTGCATGAAGCGGGTAAACAAGAATTTCGCCTCCTAGATTGATTTACTTTTCTAAAGAATCTGAGAAACTAGAGTAATAGATTAAGAAATTGTTGCATACAATACTGGTAGAGCAGGTCTTTGTCGAGAATAGACGAATGGGAGGACACTGTCATTTCATCTCAAGGCAGTTCTAGTAAATTCCTGTTTGGCGGTTAGGCATGCATATCAGATCTGTCCATCGGTCTCGGCTTGGAGAAAAAACTTATGTTGCATCTGATTTACATCCTTGCTTTTACAATTTTGGCTTTCCTTGCCGTCAGTAATTTGATCCGCAATCTGATGACATTGGGAATGGAAGCGCAGTCTTATCGTGGTAATCAATCTCGCGGTTCTAGTAGTGGCTCTCCTTCCTCTCGCCTGCGTTCGGTTCCTCACCCAGAGCTACTGGACGAGCAAGGAAATGTAGTCAATGAACCATTTTTGGTGATGCGATCGATGACTGTAGAAGATGCTCGTGAGCAACTCGACGCGCTGTATAACTCTTCCCCAGGCTACAGTGACGAGGCACACGACGAGGCGTAGGAAAGGTTGAAAGACCGTCACAGCACAGACTATAGCCACCGAGATAGCGGACGCTGGTGGCGAATGTCCAGATCATCGGCGATGCTGGATTCATTCCAATCTAGGGGGTGATCTTCATAGGCAGGCACGACGGCAACTGATGGTGAAGCAGGCTTAGCGTGGCGTTGTGTAGCTACTACGCTGTTCTTCTCCTGCGCTAGTAACTTCTTAGTTCGACGTCGAGAGCTTTGGCGGGAAGGGTTAGCGCCAATTCGGGGCACTCGCGATTGAGACGGAAACTGGGGAGGCTGTCTGGATAATGAAGTATGGAAATGGCGCGACAGCAGCAAACAGCCCGCCGCACATCCAAGCGCTACAATGCCCAAGGAGAATAGGGGCAATGTCTCTTTAGTTGCGCCATAGGTTGCGATTACAGGTAGATCCGATCCGGCTTCAATCATGCCCCCTTGCGGCGAAGCAGAATCAGTCACCCGTGGCAAACCTTCTGTCAGGACTTGCTCTGACACATGTCGCTGAGGCTCACCGGATGAGGTAGCAGTGGGAAGGTTAGGGTTGATTTTGAAAATACTAATGGCGGCAACGCTGCCAACGCAAATAGATAGAAGCCACGCTGCACCAACCGCAGCAAATGGGTGGCGAGTTATTTGCGTTACCTTGGCGGTCAGCTTAATCGAACGGCAGCGCATCCGAGGCACACCAAGAACAAACGGAGTTAGGCACTTGATTGGACGACTGACTGAACGGTTGAGTAGCGATGCGGAGGTTGACAGGGATGGGGGTTCATGTTGAAGAACTGGCTTCACGGAGTCCGACTTGTGAGCAGCCTTAGGAGCAATCGGCTGAGCGGGCGGAATACTCTGCCGAATTCTTTCGATATTTTGCTGCCAAACATGACGATCGACAGGCGGACGTTGAGCCATATTCCACCCCGCTTAGGCGTTCCCTAATTCCATAGCCTCATATAAACAATTCTAAGGGGTAATTATTCCCATGACTAGAGGATAAGAAAAGAGAAGCATGGGAAAGAATGAGGGAGGAAGAAGGAGATGGGAGTCGATGCAGAGAAAAGCTGAAGACCGAAGAAAGAGATAATATGAACCAGATGTAGCTCATTCTTGCGATCGTTCTAGCCCAAGTTGAATCAAACGATCGATCAAGTCCGCAAAGGGTATGCCGCTTGCCGCCCACAGCATTGGATACATACTAGTTGCTGTAAAGCCAGGCATTGTATTGATTTCGTTAATTAGCACCTTGCCTGTTGATTCCACATAAAAGAAATCGACTCTGGCAATCCCGGCTGCATCCACCGCTTTGAAGGCCCGAATCGCCATATCTTGAATCTGAGCCACTACCTCCGACGACAGTGGTGCCGGAATTAGGTGCCTGGATTTACCCTCAGTATATTTAGTTTCATAATCGTAGAAGTCGCTGCTGTAAGTAATTTCACCAATTACCGAGGCTTTGGGTTGGTCGTTTCCCAACACGGCACATTCTACTTCACGGGCCGTCACTCCTGCTTCTACAATAATACGGCGATCGTAGCTGGCAGCGCTATCTAGAGCCGCTTCTAGCTGTGCTCGAGTCCGAACTTTAGCGATACCGACCGATGAGCCGAGGTTAGCAGGTTTGACAAAACAAGGATACCCCAACACCGCCTCGATACGATCGCAAAGCTTAGGAAACACACACGGGTTTGACCAAACTTCAGTGCGAGTGACCGTCACATAGTCGACCTGTGAGAGTCCTGCTTGGGCAAAGGCAGATTTCATGGCAATTTTGTCCATGCCCAACGCTGATGCCAACACACCTGACCCCACACAAGGAACCTGCATTAGCTTCAGCAAGCCTTGAATTGTACCGTCTTCACCATTGGGACCGTGCAAAATGGGAAACCATACGTCAACGTCTGCCACGTCCGATGGAAACTGCCAAAGAGACAATCGAGTTGCACCCATCGACTCATCCACTGGCAATGGTATTCCAGTTTCTAACACTTGCTGGGCGATCGCTCCGGTTTGCCAGCATCCGTCTTTTTGAATGTAGAAAGGCCGCAGAGCATAGTTCTCGGTATTAGGAGCCGTGACGAGGGCGCGGGCAATGGCTCTGGCTGAACTAATCGATACCTCGTGTTCTCCAGAGCGACCGCCGAACAACAGTCCTACATTGAGTTTTGCCATAGCCCTCTCCTTCTCTAACCGAGCGATATCGCCGCTAGCGTACCATACTCGTATCAAAGATGT
This genomic interval carries:
- a CDS encoding DUF2605 domain-containing protein, with the protein product MSSSNSNLPEPELLKSLLEPLLDDFLYWFERSRSLLEGNTLNFLSTEAQADLLQRVRQAQQEVETARMMLKVTDGQVGLDTAVLMPWHRLVTECWQVSMRFRSQNP
- a CDS encoding DUF2973 domain-containing protein; its protein translation is MLHLIYILAFTILAFLAVSNLIRNLMTLGMEAQSYRGNQSRGSSSGSPSSRLRSVPHPELLDEQGNVVNEPFLVMRSMTVEDAREQLDALYNSSPGYSDEAHDEA
- a CDS encoding D-alanine--D-alanine ligase family protein encodes the protein MAKLNVGLLFGGRSGEHEVSISSARAIARALVTAPNTENYALRPFYIQKDGCWQTGAIAQQVLETGIPLPVDESMGATRLSLWQFPSDVADVDVWFPILHGPNGEDGTIQGLLKLMQVPCVGSGVLASALGMDKIAMKSAFAQAGLSQVDYVTVTRTEVWSNPCVFPKLCDRIEAVLGYPCFVKPANLGSSVGIAKVRTRAQLEAALDSAASYDRRIIVEAGVTAREVECAVLGNDQPKASVIGEITYSSDFYDYETKYTEGKSRHLIPAPLSSEVVAQIQDMAIRAFKAVDAAGIARVDFFYVESTGKVLINEINTMPGFTATSMYPMLWAASGIPFADLIDRLIQLGLERSQE